A genomic window from Lotus japonicus ecotype B-129 chromosome 1, LjGifu_v1.2 includes:
- the LOC130731658 gene encoding uncharacterized protein LOC130731658, translating into MVIRKELVDQDWEIYLHSFDEDTAWGVDYRQEKNVYVGGATIFKRDQAGQIVETQPIRGKIRFPHAPFRFGLPLGMDFLSGSESDPSEGPGYESGEGSEPSVTSEYRNPTEGLLVPKEEPVSPIAPPEQELNQGLMDPVPLGFGWSLEALRQWNLDMKVELPKPGEETPEPSNMWAREDADCNEWP; encoded by the coding sequence atggtgatccggaaggagctagtggatcaggactgggagatttATCTCCATAGTTTTGATGAGGACACGGCCTGGGGTGTCGACTACCGCCAGGAGAAGAACGTGTACGTCGGCGGCGCGACCATCTTCAAAAGAGACCAAGCTGGGCAGATTGTTGAGACTCAGCCTATCAGAGGGAAGATTCGGTTTCCTCACGCACCCTTCCGTTTTGGACTCCCCTTAGGGATGGATTTTCTCAGCGGTTCGGAGTCGGACCCTAGTGAGGGGCCAGGCTACGAGTCAGGCGAGGGGAGCGAGCCTTCAGTGACTTCCGAGTACCGGAATCCGACAGAGGGACTTTTGGTGCCGAAGGAGGAGCCGGTGAGCCCCATTGCACCACCCGAGCAAGAGCTGAATCAGGGACTCATGGATCCCGTACCATTAGGGTTTGGGTGGAgcttggaggcattgaggcagtggaacctggacatgaaagttgagcttccgaagccaggagaggagacgccggagccttccaacatgtgggccagagaagatgcagactgcaacgagtggccttga
- the LOC130733888 gene encoding LOB domain-containing protein 13-like isoform X1, with amino-acid sequence MFGSPETERLDEIAKAKSEGEAASQMGRRHFYGPASGTTLNTVTPCAACKLLRRRCAEECPFSPYFSPHEPQKFAAVHKVFGASNVSKMLMEVPEGQRADAANSMVYEANLRLRDPVYGCMGAISALQQQVQSLQAELHAVRAEILKYKYREAASLISSHHAALVSSVVEAASMPAPNSSQSLSQPHPPPSPAPPPPPRPLPSPSVVLSSLSSSSASSLYTPPKSTMSHGSISSENVTYFV; translated from the exons ATGTTTGGATCTCCAGAGACAG AAAGATTAGATGAGATAGCGAAGGCCAAATCAGAAGGAGAAGCAGCTTCTCAAATGGGAAGGAGACATTTTTATGGTCCAGCTTCAGGGACAACCTTGAACACAGTAACCCCTTGTGCTGCATGCAAGCTTCTGAGAAGAAGGTGTGCTGAAGAATGCCCTTTCTCCCCTTATTTCTCACCTCATGAGCCCCAGAAGTTTGCAGCTGTTCACAAAGTGTTTGGTGCAAGCAATGTTTCCAAGATGCTAATG GAGGTACCTGAAGGGCAAAGAGCTGATGCAGCAAATAGCATGGTTTATGAAGCAAACTTGAGGTTGAGAGATCCAGTGTATGGATGCATGGGTGCAATTTCAGCTTTGCAGCAACAAGTTCAATCATTGCAAGCAGAGCTACATGCAGTGAGAGCTGAGATACTAAAATACAAATACAGAGAAGCTGCTTCTCTGATTTCTTCTCATCATGCTGCTTTAGTTTCATCTGTTGTTGAAGCAGCATCAATGCCTGCACCAAACTCATCACAAAGTCTTTCTCAAcctcatcctcctccatcacctgctcctcctccaccaccaagacCACTACCTTCACCTTCTGTGGTCCTTTCATCAttgtcttcatcttcagcttcttctctTTACACTCCACCTAAAAGCACAATGAGCCATGGATCCATTTCCAGTGAAAATGTCACATACTTTGTTTAG
- the LOC130733888 gene encoding LOB domain-containing protein 13-like isoform X2 produces the protein MGRRHFYGPASGTTLNTVTPCAACKLLRRRCAEECPFSPYFSPHEPQKFAAVHKVFGASNVSKMLMEVPEGQRADAANSMVYEANLRLRDPVYGCMGAISALQQQVQSLQAELHAVRAEILKYKYREAASLISSHHAALVSSVVEAASMPAPNSSQSLSQPHPPPSPAPPPPPRPLPSPSVVLSSLSSSSASSLYTPPKSTMSHGSISSENVTYFV, from the exons ATGGGAAGGAGACATTTTTATGGTCCAGCTTCAGGGACAACCTTGAACACAGTAACCCCTTGTGCTGCATGCAAGCTTCTGAGAAGAAGGTGTGCTGAAGAATGCCCTTTCTCCCCTTATTTCTCACCTCATGAGCCCCAGAAGTTTGCAGCTGTTCACAAAGTGTTTGGTGCAAGCAATGTTTCCAAGATGCTAATG GAGGTACCTGAAGGGCAAAGAGCTGATGCAGCAAATAGCATGGTTTATGAAGCAAACTTGAGGTTGAGAGATCCAGTGTATGGATGCATGGGTGCAATTTCAGCTTTGCAGCAACAAGTTCAATCATTGCAAGCAGAGCTACATGCAGTGAGAGCTGAGATACTAAAATACAAATACAGAGAAGCTGCTTCTCTGATTTCTTCTCATCATGCTGCTTTAGTTTCATCTGTTGTTGAAGCAGCATCAATGCCTGCACCAAACTCATCACAAAGTCTTTCTCAAcctcatcctcctccatcacctgctcctcctccaccaccaagacCACTACCTTCACCTTCTGTGGTCCTTTCATCAttgtcttcatcttcagcttcttctctTTACACTCCACCTAAAAGCACAATGAGCCATGGATCCATTTCCAGTGAAAATGTCACATACTTTGTTTAG